Genomic segment of bacterium:
CCCTGTCTGTCCCATTCTTGCGCTGACCTACCAGCAGCGCGACCAAGCGGATCACGCTCTGGAATGGTTCAAAGAAAGAGCGGGCGAGGTGAGCACCGGCAGCGAACCTTTTGCATTTACCCACACGCGGTATTATGAGCCTGAGATGGGCTCGGACCTGACCAAGATTTTTTATGCGTTTGTCGAACTGATGGATCCGGCTGATCTGGTGAGCCTCAAGCTGCACAGCAACCAGATTGAGGAGCGTCTCAGCGTGCACGGCCGTCGACGGGTCAATCTCGACCCCGGCTATCTGGAGGCCGCCAAGCTGATTTTGGCCACCACAAAGAATTTTAGTCATCGCATCTACCTGGGACAGGGAATCTATGGCGACGTTCAGCTCTATTGGCGTGACGGACGATTTCAATCCAATCCTTGGACCTATCCTGATTATCAGGCGGCGGCAACGCTTGCTTTTTTCACCCGTGTTCGCGACAATTATTTAACTAAAAATGGAGATACTCCTTGGCCGTCACCTACCAGTCATCTGGCGTAAACCTGGAAGCCGCTGAGCAATCCACTAAGGCCATTGCCCGGTTGGCGAAATCGACTTTTAATCCGCAGGTTCTTCGCGAGATCGGGTTGTTTGCCGGATTTTACAAATTGGATCTGCAAAAATACGCCAGCCCGATTCTGGTCTCCAGCATCGATGGCGTCGGCACCAAGCTTAAAATCGCTTTTGCGCTTAACCGGCATGACAGCGTTGGTCAGTGCCTGGTCAATCATTGCGTCAACGATATCATGACCTGCGGCGCGGATCAGCTGTTTTTTCTTGACTATTATGCGGTGGCCGGATTGGATCCAGCTGCAGCCGAACAGCTGATCGGCGGGATGGCCGTTGCCTGTCGGGAGAACAGCTGTGCGCTGATCGGAGGAGAGACCGCTGAAATGCCCGGCTTGTATGCACCAGGTGAATATGACTTGGCCGGATGCATTATCGGCGTTGTC
This window contains:
- a CDS encoding DUF4416 family protein — encoded protein: MGSIRMPAPVCPILALTYQQRDQADHALEWFKERAGEVSTGSEPFAFTHTRYYEPEMGSDLTKIFYAFVELMDPADLVSLKLHSNQIEERLSVHGRRRVNLDPGYLEAAKLILATTKNFSHRIYLGQGIYGDVQLYWRDGRFQSNPWTYPDYQAAATLAFFTRVRDNYLTKNGDTPWPSPTSHLA
- a CDS encoding phosphoribosylformylglycinamidine cyclo-ligase, which codes for MAVTYQSSGVNLEAAEQSTKAIARLAKSTFNPQVLREIGLFAGFYKLDLQKYASPILVSSIDGVGTKLKIAFALNRHDSVGQCLVNHCVNDIMTCGADQLFFLDYYAVAGLDPAAAEQLIGGMAVACRENSCALIGGETAEMPGLYAPGEYDLAGCIIGVV